A region of the Sebaldella sp. S0638 genome:
TATAGGATTCATGTTTCTAATAGCTGGAATAATGAGGATAATAATAGCATATTCCAATAAAGGATATCCCGGAATGAGTCTGTTTATATTTACAGGGATAGTGGAAATACTGCTTGCTGTTTTCCTTATTATATCATGGCCGGAAAACTCAATAGCATTAATAGCAGCCTTTTTAGGAGTTCAGTTTATATGTAACTCTATAGATTACTTTACTGTAAGCAGTTACATAAAAAAATTAATTGATTAATAAAAATAAGAAATAAAATATATATCCTTTCCCGGAAAAGAAGAATTTTGTATTCTTCCAGCAAGGAGGGGATATTTTTTTTTCTGCATTTGTGATATAATTTAGTCTGAATAATTAAAAAATTTAGGAGGATTATTTATGATCGGTATAATCGGTGCAATGTCTGAAGAAGTTAATATAATAAAAGAAGAAATGCAGTTTAGCTATGAAGAGATAATAGGTAAATTTACATTCTATATAGGAAGTCTTAGAAATAGAAAAATAGTACTGGCAGAGTCAGGAATCGGAAAAGTAAATGCTGCTATGCTGGCAACTATAATGATAATAAAATTCAATGTAAAAGCCGTGTGTTTTTCAGGAGTGGCAGGAGCATTGGACAGCAGGCTGAAAGTAGGAGATGTTGTAATAGGTGAAAAAATGCTTCAGCATGATATGGATGTAAGAGAATTCGGATTGAAAAAAGGAGAGATCCCGAGAATGGATACTTCTGTATTTTTATCAAATGACAGATTAATGGAAATAGTAAACGAATATAAACTGCCTAATAATAAAATATATAACGGCACTATAATTTCAGGTGATCAGTTTGTCAGCTCAAAACAGGCGAAACAAGAACTCGCAGAGGAATTTAACGCAATGTGTGTAGATATGGAAAGTGCAGCAGTGGCACAGGTTTGTCACAGACTGGACAAAAAATGTATAGTTATAAGATCAATTTCAGATTCTGTAACAGATGATTCTACTATGGAATATTCGCAGTTTACAGAATTGGCGGCAAATAATTCCAAAGAACTGGTATGTCATCTCGCGGGAGTATTATCGCAAGAACAAATATAAAAAGATTGGGAGAAAATAATGAGAAGAAACAACGGATTCTTAAGTTTTTTTATCTTTTTGATTTTTCTGACGTATGTATTTTATCTCACATATGGTTTTTTTAAGCAGCGTAAAGAAGTAACAAATGATATTGTTTCAAAATTAAAAATCAGGGGAAATGATTTTTATCAGGGTACGGGAACACCCGCTGCCGCAGTAGAAAATCCCCCACAGGAAGTTCAGAATACAGAACAGGTAAATGCAGAAGGGCAGAAAGAAGAACCTAAACCTGAAGGAGATACATCTGACAGCAGACCAAATGAAGAAAATACATCTGCCGAAGAACCCAAACCTGCACAAGAAACTCCGGAAACTAAGATAAAATCCTATGTCAGAGTAGCAACATATAATAAAAAAACTGATGCAGACGAGGCTTTAAAAAAGCTGGACGGGGACTTTAGAATAAGAAGCAGTAAAACAAGCAGCGGAAAAGAAGTCTACATCATTGTTTCCAAAACAGTCACTTCAAATGAGGAACTGGAAAAATTAAAAGCTAAGGTAAAAAATTATAGTTATCAGATAATAAACCAGAAATAGGATTGCGGTATTTAGTTCCTGAAAAAGCTGGATGCAGGAAAAAAAGAAATTTGTCACTGGGAATTATCAGATATTTTAGAATAATCAGAGAAAATATTAGGAGAATAAAATGGTAGAAATTTCTGCACTGGAGATAAGAAAATACCTTGCTTTGGAAGAAGTCTACAAGAACTGTGAGCTGAAAGACATGAAAATTACTGCTCCAAAAATTCAGAAAATGCTTGGCAGCTTAGTATCCGATACAATATCTGCGAATAATAACTGCATTAATATTATGGGGAATGAAGAGCTTGAATATCTTCAAAAAGAAAGTGCAGAAGAAAGAAAAAGAAAACTGAAAAATTACTTTGGTGATTTTCCTGTATTTATGATATTATCAGATGGAATAGATATCAGGGAAATCACAGAGCTGATGAAAGAAGAAAGTGCAGACTGTGTTATATTAAGAACAAAGGCAGGATTTCAGGAAGTAAACAGAAGCCTGAAAAAAGTCATCAGAAAAAAAATGAAGCAGGAGACTGTTATAGAAAATACACTGTTTTTGGAAATATACGGATTGGGTGTTTTGATTCAGGGTGATAAAAGCCTTAGAAATTCACTGGCACTGGAACTAATGAAGAAAAAACACAGCTTTATTTCAAATAACGGTATAAGAGTAATAAAATATCAGGGAAATGAAATATTCGGGAAAAATATAATAAATGACTACAGCAAATATATGTTGAAAATGACCAGCGGAGTGGAATTCGATGTTTTAAAAAATTTTGGGACAGCAGTGGGAAGAAGAAGCAAGAGAATAGATATGATACTGATTCTCGAAAGCTGGTCGCCTAAAAAGAAATTTGAGCGTCTCGGACTGGATGAGGAATTTGAAAAAATACTGGATATAAATATATCAAAAACTATTATTCCCATAAGAACCGGAAGAAGTCTTTCCGTGATAGTGGAAGCCGTGGCATTGAACCAAAGGCTGAAATCAATGGGAGAAAATTCATCAATGAATTTCTTTGATGAAACTAAAAAGCTGATTGGGAGAAATAAAATGAGGGCTGAAAAAAGTTCAGATAAGAATCTTTTTCTTGTAGAAAATTTTGAAAATAAAGCCGGATTAAGAAAAATAGCTGGTGAAGAAAGTGAACTTTTTATTGATAGTCCGGAGCTGTATTATCCTGTATTTGAAGTATCAGGTCTGCAAAACGGTATGAACAGGCTTCATGTTTTTGATGAGGATATATCTTTGCGCCTTGAGAGATTTACAAATACTGAAAGACATCAGATACTAGAAGAATACTTTGAGAAAAAAATGAGCGGTATTTTAATTAAAAATGATAGTTCTGTAAAAGAAGAAATTATAAAATACTGTAAAAGAAAAAACATAAATCTTTATGAGAATAGAGATGAGTTCAATATAACTCTGGATCTTACAGAGGATTTGTTTGAGTTTGAAGTTTCACCGCGTACTACAATTCACGGAGTGCTTATGGAGATATACGGGCTGGGGGTTCTGATTACTGGTAAAAGCGGCGTGGGGAAAAGTGAAACAGGACTCGAACTGGTTACAAGAGGACATAGACTTATAGCTGACGACAGAGTGGGAGTGGTGCTTACACCGGATAAAATACTAAAGGGCTATTGCGGAGAAATACCCTATTTCATGGAATTAAGAGGTGTGGGTATTATTAATGTAAAATCTTTGTATGGTATAGGAGCAGTAAAAGAGAGCAAGTCTATAAATATGGTAGTGGAAATAGTAGAGGATGAAGCCAGCGAATTCATCGGGAATCAGACTCTTACAGAAAGTTTTTTGGAAAAAGAAATAGTAAAAAAAATCATACATATAAATACAGGAAGAAACACAGCCACGCTTGTGGAAGCGGTAGCTTTGGATTATAAGGGGAAAAGGCTGGAAATAGGAGGGAAGTTTTGAAAGAGGGAATTTTAAAAAAAACATATACAATACTTTTTTTAGTTTTGGGGAATTTTTTGACGGCATATGCAACAATACATT
Encoded here:
- a CDS encoding 5'-methylthioadenosine/adenosylhomocysteine nucleosidase: MIGIIGAMSEEVNIIKEEMQFSYEEIIGKFTFYIGSLRNRKIVLAESGIGKVNAAMLATIMIIKFNVKAVCFSGVAGALDSRLKVGDVVIGEKMLQHDMDVREFGLKKGEIPRMDTSVFLSNDRLMEIVNEYKLPNNKIYNGTIISGDQFVSSKQAKQELAEEFNAMCVDMESAAVAQVCHRLDKKCIVIRSISDSVTDDSTMEYSQFTELAANNSKELVCHLAGVLSQEQI
- a CDS encoding SPOR domain-containing protein, translated to MRRNNGFLSFFIFLIFLTYVFYLTYGFFKQRKEVTNDIVSKLKIRGNDFYQGTGTPAAAVENPPQEVQNTEQVNAEGQKEEPKPEGDTSDSRPNEENTSAEEPKPAQETPETKIKSYVRVATYNKKTDADEALKKLDGDFRIRSSKTSSGKEVYIIVSKTVTSNEELEKLKAKVKNYSYQIINQK